CTTTTTCCTCTTCAAGGATTTCAAAGATAGGGTCGAAAGCATCGCGGCCATGGATGTTGATGGGAAGGCGGTATTGCTTCGCCATCCGGATTTGCCGTCGGAAAGCGTCCTGCTGGAGGGGAAGGGTCGACTTGTCCCAGTACATATCAATGCCAATTTCACCGACGGCCACGAACGGGCGGCGTGCCAGTTCCGCCTCCACAAAGGCCAGTTCCTCTTCGTAATCGTCCTTTACATACACCGGATGCAATCCCATCATTATGAAGACCTGTCCGGGGTAGCGGGCTTCGATGTCGTATAGCGATTCTGTCCGCGACTTATCAATCGAAGGAACAAAAAAACGGGTCACGCCTGCCTGTATCGCCCGCTGCATCATGGCGTCGCGGTCGGCTGCAAACTGCTTGCTATTGAGGTGTGTATGGGTGTCGGTAAGAATCATGGTGCGAAAATACAAAGTTAAGATGGTCATATGAGGTAGGGTAAATGAAATTATCGCTGTTTCATACGTACCCTGCATTTGTGATTATACCGGAAGAAGGCTGTCGACAGACGGCCTTTTTTCATTTGGAGTCGTACCTTTGGCATATGAAGGAACTGGGTGATATCCTCCGCCGAAAAGGCTATAGAAAGATTGCATTCAAGGTGACGCGCACCCAACACCTTTCAATCAAAGCCAGTATCAACGGGGTTAAAGGCACGTTCATTCTCGATACAGGCGCGTCGAACAGTTGTGTGGGTTTTGAAAGCGTCGGGAAGTTCCTGCTGAACGCCTCCCAATCTAAGACGAAAGCGGCCGGTGCCGGTGCGGTGGGGATGATGACCCAGATTGCGTTGTCCAATACGTTGAAAATGGGCCGTTGGAAATCAGACGACTTCCACCTGGTCGTATTCGATATGTCGCATGTGAATACGGCCTTGCGTGAGCACAAGTCGCGCCCGGTGGACGGCATCATCGGCGCCGACGTACTTCTTGAAGGAGAAGCGATAATCGATTACGCGGGACACTGCCTGTATTTGAAGTAGACCCTAAAAGAGGTTCCTCTCACCGTTTTTCACTGCTCCCAATTTCAAAAAAACATCGCATTTCGCGATGATTAATACCCTTTGCTACTAATGCAATAGGTTTTTTCATAGAAACCTTACATTTTGTTAAAACTCGTATTTCCAATTTGTTATATTTGGCATACGGCACCCCGTTACGACACTAAAAAGAAGGGTATGCAAGTTCGGGTTTTACGAATACTGATCCTCGCTTTGCTCGCAGGCGGCCTCCTATCGGCAAAGGGGGTTGTGTCGGTGCATAGTCCTGTTTCGGTCGCCCGTTCGGGGGTTTTTGAACCGCCCATCACTGACGTATCCGTGGTGATCACGACCGATTGTGCGCCGCGACCGGGGTTTTTATATACCTACCATATTGTGCTTCGGAATAAAGGAACAGCCGTGACGTCGGCCACCCTTTCGTTTGTAAAAGACACTAAGCTGGGCAACCCCACTTCTGTTCCGGAGGGTGCTTCTTTCGACGGAAACACCCTAAGCATTCCGTTTGACGAATTGCAACCCAATGAAGTGCGTATGTATCAGGTGTGCTACCTGGTGCCATCGCTTCCGGATGTCGGCATTGGTGACTACCTAAGCGCGTTTGTCTCGGTCGGACTCGAACAGGATGTGGCGACGTTCGATAACATCTTTCAAAAAAAGGAAGCCGTTTCGGCCTCATACGACCCGAATGATCTTACCGAAGCACATGGCGAGAAAATTGTGCTGTCGACCTTTGCGGACAATGAACTCTTGTACTACACCGTACGCTTCGAAAATACCAACACGGCCGCAGCGAGTTTCCTGATTATCGAAGACCTGCTTGACCCCCAACTGGATCCGTCTACCATCATGCTGGTCAGTTCGAGCCACTACGTTACGATGGGGCGCACCGACAACAAAGTGCGTTTTCTTTTTCCGGATATCGATCTTCCTCCTTCTATGCCCGATATGAATATAGGGAAAGGGCAGGTCACGTTTTCCGTGAAGCCTTTTCCGGGGCTACAGGTTGGGGACGTCATTCCGAACCAGGCACACATTTTTTTCGATTTCAATCCGCCGGTGTCAACTAACGTATTTGAGACGGAATTTGTAGCGTCATTGTCAAACGAAACACCTGATAGGCCAACGTTTCGCGCATTCCCGAATCC
This genomic interval from Flavobacterium sp. HJ-32-4 contains the following:
- a CDS encoding T9SS type A sorting domain-containing protein, which codes for MQVRVLRILILALLAGGLLSAKGVVSVHSPVSVARSGVFEPPITDVSVVITTDCAPRPGFLYTYHIVLRNKGTAVTSATLSFVKDTKLGNPTSVPEGASFDGNTLSIPFDELQPNEVRMYQVCYLVPSLPDVGIGDYLSAFVSVGLEQDVATFDNIFQKKEAVSASYDPNDLTEAHGEKIVLSTFADNELLYYTVRFENTNTAAASFLIIEDLLDPQLDPSTIMLVSSSHYVTMGRTDNKVRFLFPDIDLPPSMPDMNIGKGQVTFSVKPFPGLQVGDVIPNQAHIFFDFNPPVSTNVFETEFVASLSNETPDRPTFRAFPNPVRDILTVTGLPSAGVFSLYALSGQQLLVRPSYDNTSMIDVSFLAAGNYLLRWEGENSRWTVMITKP
- a CDS encoding retropepsin-like aspartic protease translates to MKELGDILRRKGYRKIAFKVTRTQHLSIKASINGVKGTFILDTGASNSCVGFESVGKFLLNASQSKTKAAGAGAVGMMTQIALSNTLKMGRWKSDDFHLVVFDMSHVNTALREHKSRPVDGIIGADVLLEGEAIIDYAGHCLYLK
- a CDS encoding TatD family hydrolase; protein product: MILTDTHTHLNSKQFAADRDAMMQRAIQAGVTRFFVPSIDKSRTESLYDIEARYPGQVFIMMGLHPVYVKDDYEEELAFVEAELARRPFVAVGEIGIDMYWDKSTLPLQQDAFRRQIRMAKQYRLPINIHGRDAFDPIFEILEEEKGDDLRGIFHCFSGNRQQAEQAISYGMKLGIGGVVTFKNGQIDQFLADISLSDIVLETDAPYLAPVPYRGKRNETAYIVHVAEKLAALHGTTVAEVARITTENSRNVYGI